The following are encoded in a window of Sphaerisporangium siamense genomic DNA:
- a CDS encoding uridine kinase, with product MQLRPITFEGLVEELADRVARAPGRTRVALDGAPAARPEALADALVGPLRLRGREVVRVSASDFLRPASLRFEYGRTNPDAFYEDWLDQGALAREVLGPLEPGGSGKILPTLWNSATDRATRAPYVTVPPHGVLVMDGVLLLGRGLPFDLAVHLWLTPGALARRTPGDRRWTLPAYARYEEETGPRDLADVVVRVDDPRHPAIVVG from the coding sequence GTGCAGCTTCGCCCGATCACTTTCGAAGGGCTCGTCGAGGAACTGGCCGACCGCGTCGCGCGCGCGCCCGGACGGACGCGCGTGGCGCTGGACGGCGCGCCGGCGGCCCGGCCCGAGGCGCTGGCGGACGCGCTGGTGGGGCCGTTGCGCCTGCGGGGGCGCGAGGTCGTGCGGGTGTCCGCGTCCGACTTCCTGCGCCCGGCCTCGCTCCGCTTCGAGTACGGCCGCACCAACCCGGACGCCTTCTACGAGGACTGGCTGGACCAGGGGGCGCTCGCCCGCGAGGTGCTCGGCCCGCTGGAGCCGGGCGGGTCCGGCAAGATCCTGCCGACCCTCTGGAACAGCGCGACCGACCGGGCCACCCGCGCCCCGTACGTCACCGTCCCGCCGCACGGCGTCCTGGTCATGGACGGCGTGCTGCTGCTCGGCCGCGGGCTGCCCTTCGACCTCGCCGTGCACCTGTGGCTCACGCCGGGCGCGCTCGCCCGCCGCACGCCCGGGGACCGGCGCTGGACCCTGCCCGCGTACGCCCGGTACGAGGAGGAGACCGGGCCGCGCGATCTCGCCGACGTGGTCGTCCGCGTCGACGATCCCCGGCACCCGGCGATCGTCGTCGGCTGA